One window of Leguminivora glycinivorella isolate SPB_JAAS2020 chromosome 9, LegGlyc_1.1, whole genome shotgun sequence genomic DNA carries:
- the LOC125229937 gene encoding protein inturned, with protein MNNYKSKLNYDSPCDSDNDWTSSDDSKYSDSDSSVPEWDSDVGEDGELVYIKVKACNDAVDDSKAPLLENCEAFKRRNSFKRTSTRRSTKGRIFRVLKSHKSKQLDVFGRKKDDQGASTLSGILKKTTLEDSKIVIIQVSKNMMFNSEKNCQIEKMFGISLETNSDGKNLIVADFLPEARAIYSQKVKKGYFLQKINNIDVNAYNINSILQVVADDYDNPKLQFKATEESLFDIEKLLTTKQAPENSLTQVLKDSNCSVLYICCNDIEYHSNDDKGVLYCYPRPFNQNFLYNTRGAYVTLNHLTPKSLGTSPPITSTVIHNSNLINIAYMAHYSDLLLVAFPNKEVDLFAAKRVIIQITRILEFLYGSLKACFTKPNNVDKLDSLFSRVFISLLFGNVDKDTDKSKGLFVEDVLAAHSITLPLEVRIQVDDAMTELQAADYREWTDDIENFQRLYTVIGTCLYYSGHLLSSHVQDEDLFEINAFLKLNGILKLSAEKELEKLIIWKEVYIHEHRKNKNDGNEYRIPDGRWFLLVAGRGHFILATLMEAGGCTEDAIGITPPSPFYVEECESCIELLYDVGLDKYLSTWLRSNTQPQLECSPECLTKQGKKISQKSDGTLKPSTLKLPKDRRHYSTEHINSGSTDSVNYGSHHSLYGQWYNGKRHASNLDVSYSEDSNSLKSNSEKSEERIQGRRADRERNRRDSSGSDSDWDRQDSSRASGSIDASDIRKSLLNEIDHVTVHRITAGDENVLFHFLQLESAKGILIAPVKSIEIQANNALYTHIVRTFRAASKRIHELLQHSVRFKRNYTPPNPNKVLVAVKEYSMLFRAPQAVLYQCGVKNQPFHFWVVGRVFSEPEPRELYVCYHESVPQDLTEISYLLSYLE; from the exons ATGAATAACTATAAGAGCAAATTAAATTACGATAGTCCGTGTGATTCGGACAACGACTGGACTTCTTCAGATGATTCCAAATATTCGGACTCCGACAG ttctGTTCCTGAATGGGACTCGGATGTCGGTGAAGATGGAGAGCTTGTTTACATTAAAGTGAAAGCCTGCAAtgatgctgtggacgattctaaGGCCCCTCTGTTGGAAAACTGTGAAGCATTTAAAAGGAGAAATAGTTTTAAGAGAACATCTACAAGACGGTCAACTAAAG GAAGAATATTTAGAGTTCTAAAAAGTCATAAATCAAAACAGCTGGATGTCTTTGGGCGAAAGAAAGATGACCAGGGAGCCTCCACTCTTTCTGGTATTCTGAAGAAAACTACTCTAGAGGATAGCAAAATAGTTATTATACAG GTCAGCAAAAACATGATGTTCAACAGTGAAAAGAATTGCCAAATAGAAAAAATGTTTGGCATCAGTCTAGAAACTAACTCAGATGGAAAGAACCTCATAGTAGCTGACTTCCTCCCTGAAGCCCGAGCTATTTATTCTCAGAAAGTTAAAAAAGGATATTTCTTacagaaaataaataacattgatGTTAATGCGTACAATATCAACAGTATTCTTCAAGTAGTTGCTGATGATTATGATAATCCTAAACTTCAGTTTAAAGCTACTGAAGAATCATTATTTGATATAGAAAAGCTTCTCACCACAAAACAAGCTCCGGAGAATTCATTAACACAAGTATTGAAAGATTCCAACTGTTCAGTTTTGTATATATGCTGCAATGACATAGAATACCATAGTAATGACGATAAGGGAGTCCTATATTGCTATCCAAGACCGTTTAATCAAAACTTTCTTTACAATACCCGAGGAgcgtatgtgactttaaatcatttaactCCAAAATCATTAGGAACAAGTCCGCCTATAACTTCTACAGTAATACATAATAGTAATCTAATAAATATTGCCTACATGGCTCATTATAGTGATTTATTATTAGTAGCATTTCCTAATAAAGAAGTGGACTTATTTGCTGCAAAGCGGGTAATAATTCAGATAACAAGGATATTAGAATTTTTGTATGGTTCTTTAAAGGCTTGTTTTACTAAGCCTAATAATGTTGATAAGCTGGATAGTTTATTTTCGCGAGTGTTTATTAGTTTATTGTTTGGTAATGTGGATAAAGATACGGATAAGAGTAAGGGGTTGTTTGTGGAGGATGTTCTGGCGGCGCACAGTATAACGTTGCCTCTAGAAGTAAGGATACAAGTGGATGACGCTATGACGGAGTTGCAGGCGGCAGATTACAGAGAAtgg actgatgacattgaaaattttcaaaggCTATACACAGTGATCGGAACCTGTTTGTATTACTCAGGCCACCTACTAAGTTCTCACGTACAAGACGAAGATTTGTTCGAAATCAACGCATTTTTGAAACTCAACGGTATTTTGAAGTTGAGCGCGGAGAAGGAACTGGAAAAGCTTATTATCTGGAAAGAGGTTTATATACATGAACATAGGAAGAACAAAAATGATGGCAATGAATACAG AATTCCAGATGGGCGATGGTTCCTGCTTGTGGCCGGAAGGGGGCACTTTATTCTGGCTACTTTAATGGAGGCTGGGGGATGTACTGAAGAT GCTATAGGCATCACCCCGCCATCTCCCTTCTACGTGGAAGAATGCGAGAGCTGTATAGAACTGCTATACGACGTAGGGCTAGACAAGTACCTCTCTACCTGGCTACGGTCTAACACGCAACCCCAACTAGAATGCTCACCGGAGTGTTTGACCAAGCAAGGGaagaaaataa GTCAAAAATCCGACGGCACTCTAAAACCCTCAACTCTCAAACTGCCAAAAGACCGTCGTCACTACTCGACCGAACATATCAACTCTGGTTCGACGGATTCCGTCAACTATGGGAGTCACCACAGTTTGTATGGGCAGTGGTATAACGGGAAGCGACATGCGAGCAACTTGGACGTCAGTTACTCTGAAGACTCGAACAGTTTGAAAAGCAATAG CGAAAAGAGCGAAGAGCGCATACAAGGACGGAGAGCTGATCGGGAAAGGAACCGCCGGGATTCCTCTGGTTCTGATTCCGATTGGGACAGACag GATAGCAGCAGAGCTAGTGGGAGTATTGACGCGTCAGACATCAGAAAATCGTTGCTCAATGAAATTGACCATGTCACTGTTCATAG aataacCGCAGGCGATGAGAACGTACTATTCCATTTCCTACAGTTAGAATCCGCGAAGGGCATCCTCATAGCTCCAGTCAAAAGTATAGAGATACAGGCTAACAACGCGCTATACACGCACATAGTACGCACTTTCCGGGCTGCGAGTAAACGGATACATGAGCTTTTACAGCATAGTGTACG
- the LOC125229778 gene encoding uncharacterized protein LOC125229778 isoform X1, protein MATPNTNRSSTDTHDSNFYSIISEGIDNEEETELVAAHSSYNSCDIISNRIDQANCMSGDKDDDCVQCKTSNVPVCHIKLKQLENLKNSTKRLLCLLEDVQAKTHSTALVPDDPPKVADVLRPMAIWNPEEVDMMERSVTDIIGAAAMKRLEKQTKELDAIVIRDRDDDCSVYKRLTRKCHCLNQQEYNDFIIHFNEETKFATNTIGEIIKNIIIIKRFLYMGNKYTRNALMFLNQGLEEGTYTEKSEIIQACAFADICCIFDTYTIVIMCISWPCKNPSLIEADTQEMTAKFLYNLSRLEEGRRYLNFNAKITCDIKKLLKKKQDKISCDTIEMLTSVLNTCQPQVPQTGTSLTYHCRPMQEGIGNKTLNALIAYRQYMTLNELFMHLDILQNISGNQETKKQLTPHLPSILSLFRNMLLEFDNSDINIIVTNIMANLVGENVAKINVKESSNDMIRDTITSCIATEPIQKKNVTIQVPVNKRKHHKKHYPANFVPAVAYLQKKDYANKLQQNNPIQKPQQARKLNMSKSVDRPKTAPILSADRVLNSMNSAPLKPNTSFFQRENTTTSVYTAFINKSRKFMGISCGGKLLFKYLLPIKSGNLKMAKSQCRRVLLTSIPLIRTGPHYYDATF, encoded by the exons ATGGCGACACCAAACACCAATAGATCTTCCACCGATACCCACGACAGTAACTTTTATAGTATTATAAGTGAAGGAATCGACAATGAAGAAGAAACGGAATTAGTTGCAGCACATTCCAGCTACAATTCTTGCGACATCATATCTAACAGGATTGACCAGGCCAACTGCATGTCTGGAGATAAAGATGACGACTGTGTGCAGTGCAAAACTTCCAATGTACCTGTGTGTCATATAAAATTG AAGCAACTAGAGAATCTCAAAAATAGCACTAAAAGGCTTCTATGCTTATTAGAAGATGTGCAGGCAAAGACTCATTCTACGGCGCTGGTTCCCGATGACCCGCCGAAAGTGGCCGACGTTTTACGACCTATGGCCATTTGGAATCCTGAAGAGGTGGATATGATG GAACGATCAGTAACTGATATCATCGGTGCCGCAGCCATGAAAAGATTGGAAAAACAGACTAAAGAATTGGACGCCATTGTCATTAGA GACAGAGATGACGATTGTTCAGTTTACAAAAGACTAACTAGGAAGTGTCACTGTCTGAACCAACAAGAATACAACGACTTCATTATACATTTTAACGAGGAGACTAAGTTCGCCACCAACACAATTGGAGAAATCATAAAAAACATTATAATCATCAAAAGGTTTTTATACATGGGCAACAAATATACGAGAAACGCTTTGATGTTTTTGAACCAG ggCCTAGAAGAAGGCACATATACGGAAAAGTCGGAGATCATACAAGCGTGCGCCTTCGCTGATATCTGTTGTATATTCGACACATACACGATTGTGATCATGTGCATTTCTTGGCCGTGTAAGAACCCCAGCTTGATAGAAGCTGATACGCAG GAGATGACTGCGAAATTCCTATACAATCTCTCGAGACTCGAAGAAGGCCGACGATATTTAAATTTCAATGCAAAAATAACATGCGACATAAAGAAGCTCctcaaaaaaaaacaagataaaaTAAGTTGTGACACGATAGAAATGCTCACTTCagttttaaatacatgtcagcCGCAGGTTCCGCAAACTGGAACGAGTCTAACATACCATTGTCGGCCCATGCAAGAAG GTATCGGAAACAAGACATTAAATGCATTGATAGCCTATCGACAGTATATGACTTTAAATGAGTTGTTTATGCACCTGGATATTCTTCAAAATATATCTGGAAACCAAGAAACGAAAAAGCAACTCACGCCTCATTTACCATCAATATTGAGCTTGTTCAGGAACATGCTTCTAGAGTTTGATAACAGtgacataaatattatagttaCAAATATTATGGCCAATTTAGTGGGCGAAAATGTTGCGAAGATTAATGTAAAAGAAAGTTCGAATGACATGATACGCGACACGATCACATCATGTATAGCAACTGAG CCAATTCAAAAGAAAAACGTAACAATTCAAGTACCAGTGAATAAAAGAAAACATCACAAAAAACACTATCCCGCAAATTTTGTACCCGCCGTTGCATACCTTCAGAAAAAGGACTACGCTAATAAACTACAACAAAATAACC CAATACAAAAACCACAACAAGCAAGAAAACTAAACATGTCAAAGAGCGTTGATAGACCAAAAACCGCTCCAATTTTAAGCGCCGATAGAGTTCTGAATTCGATGAATTCGGCGCCATTAAAACCAAACACAAGTTTTTTCCAAAGGGAAAATACTACAACCTCTGTATACACTGCTTTTATCAACAAGTCAAGGAAATTCATGGGCATATCGTGTGGAGGTAAActcctttttaaatacctattacctataAAGAGTGGAAatttaaaaatggcaaagtcgcAGTGTCGTCGCGTATTACTCACGTCCATTCCATTGATAAGAACAGGGCCACACTACTATGacgccactttttaa
- the LOC125229778 gene encoding uncharacterized protein LOC125229778 isoform X2, translating to MATPNTNRSSTDTHDSNFYSIISEGIDNEEETELVAAHSSYNSCDIISNRIDQANCMSGDKDDDCVQCKTSNVPVCHIKLKQLENLKNSTKRLLCLLEDVQAKTHSTALVPDDPPKVADVLRPMAIWNPEEVDMMERSVTDIIGAAAMKRLEKQTKELDAIVIRDRDDDCSVYKRLTRKCHCLNQQEYNDFIIHFNEETKFATNTIGEIIKNIIIIKRFLYMGNKYTRNALMFLNQGLEEGTYTEKSEIIQACAFADICCIFDTYTIVIMCISWPCKNPSLIEADTQEMTAKFLYNLSRLEEGRRYLNFNAKITCDIKKLLKKKQDKISCDTIEMLTSVLNTCQPQVPQTGTSLTYHCRPMQEGIGNKTLNALIAYRQYMTLNELFMHLDILQNISGNQETKKQLTPHLPSILSLFRNMLLEFDNSDINIIVTNIMANLVGENVAKINVKESSNDMIRDTITSCIATEPIQKKNVTIQVPVNKRKHHKKHYPANFVPAVAYLQKKDYANKLQQNNPIQKPQQARKLNMSKSVDRPKTAPILSADRVLNSMNSAPLKPNTSFFQRENTTTSVYTAFINKSRKFMGISCGDKTNVIVVPVEQENIAVK from the exons ATGGCGACACCAAACACCAATAGATCTTCCACCGATACCCACGACAGTAACTTTTATAGTATTATAAGTGAAGGAATCGACAATGAAGAAGAAACGGAATTAGTTGCAGCACATTCCAGCTACAATTCTTGCGACATCATATCTAACAGGATTGACCAGGCCAACTGCATGTCTGGAGATAAAGATGACGACTGTGTGCAGTGCAAAACTTCCAATGTACCTGTGTGTCATATAAAATTG AAGCAACTAGAGAATCTCAAAAATAGCACTAAAAGGCTTCTATGCTTATTAGAAGATGTGCAGGCAAAGACTCATTCTACGGCGCTGGTTCCCGATGACCCGCCGAAAGTGGCCGACGTTTTACGACCTATGGCCATTTGGAATCCTGAAGAGGTGGATATGATG GAACGATCAGTAACTGATATCATCGGTGCCGCAGCCATGAAAAGATTGGAAAAACAGACTAAAGAATTGGACGCCATTGTCATTAGA GACAGAGATGACGATTGTTCAGTTTACAAAAGACTAACTAGGAAGTGTCACTGTCTGAACCAACAAGAATACAACGACTTCATTATACATTTTAACGAGGAGACTAAGTTCGCCACCAACACAATTGGAGAAATCATAAAAAACATTATAATCATCAAAAGGTTTTTATACATGGGCAACAAATATACGAGAAACGCTTTGATGTTTTTGAACCAG ggCCTAGAAGAAGGCACATATACGGAAAAGTCGGAGATCATACAAGCGTGCGCCTTCGCTGATATCTGTTGTATATTCGACACATACACGATTGTGATCATGTGCATTTCTTGGCCGTGTAAGAACCCCAGCTTGATAGAAGCTGATACGCAG GAGATGACTGCGAAATTCCTATACAATCTCTCGAGACTCGAAGAAGGCCGACGATATTTAAATTTCAATGCAAAAATAACATGCGACATAAAGAAGCTCctcaaaaaaaaacaagataaaaTAAGTTGTGACACGATAGAAATGCTCACTTCagttttaaatacatgtcagcCGCAGGTTCCGCAAACTGGAACGAGTCTAACATACCATTGTCGGCCCATGCAAGAAG GTATCGGAAACAAGACATTAAATGCATTGATAGCCTATCGACAGTATATGACTTTAAATGAGTTGTTTATGCACCTGGATATTCTTCAAAATATATCTGGAAACCAAGAAACGAAAAAGCAACTCACGCCTCATTTACCATCAATATTGAGCTTGTTCAGGAACATGCTTCTAGAGTTTGATAACAGtgacataaatattatagttaCAAATATTATGGCCAATTTAGTGGGCGAAAATGTTGCGAAGATTAATGTAAAAGAAAGTTCGAATGACATGATACGCGACACGATCACATCATGTATAGCAACTGAG CCAATTCAAAAGAAAAACGTAACAATTCAAGTACCAGTGAATAAAAGAAAACATCACAAAAAACACTATCCCGCAAATTTTGTACCCGCCGTTGCATACCTTCAGAAAAAGGACTACGCTAATAAACTACAACAAAATAACC CAATACAAAAACCACAACAAGCAAGAAAACTAAACATGTCAAAGAGCGTTGATAGACCAAAAACCGCTCCAATTTTAAGCGCCGATAGAGTTCTGAATTCGATGAATTCGGCGCCATTAAAACCAAACACAAGTTTTTTCCAAAGGGAAAATACTACAACCTCTGTATACACTGCTTTTATCAACAAGTCAAGGAAATTCATGGGCATATCGTGTGGAG ATAAAACAAATGTTATAGTCGTACCAGTGGAACAAGAAAACATTGCAGTAAAATAA
- the LOC125229779 gene encoding uncharacterized protein LOC125229779: MSVIRRSTLFDSTASSQESHDQDDVNVVKQKNLAKDLLKSRIFLGRYLERRLINPRIGYRDVVVVSPAEVDLKRDLLEVQNSLRVVCPNIQWIGITDTEPLGYTSGVCVWTEIDNQPFGPFWFQVKSLKFREEEIIVTVKCLRHISDAFLELEPVLTGGPTGTSKSKEKIESKVEKPIEALSDTVQEIKANLKSALSITNVKEFFTFIFALVIAVFTGSTAFINFLGNFILALLRELSILVKNSTPMFLGFLDFLSKIVGGFYILLAMFFKPSNPPPQNKRSLRYHDKTPSRYNNDYDSRYID, from the coding sequence ATGAGTGTTATTAGAAGGAGCACGCTGTTCGATTCAACAGCATCTTCACAAGAGAGCCACGATCAAGACGACGTAAACGTTGTGAAGCAGAAAAATCTTGCAAAGGATCTCTTGAAGTCTCGAATTTTCTTGGGTCGCTACTTAGAAAGGCGGCTAATTAACCCACGCATCGGCTACAGAGATGTTGTTGTTGTTAGTCCGGCTGAGGTCGACTTGAAGAGAGATTTGCTTGAAGTGCAGAACAGTCTTCGCGTTGTTTGCCCAAACATTCAATGGATAGGCATCACAGACACTGAACCGCTTGGTTACACATCAGGCGTATGCGTTTGGACTGAAATAGATAACCAACCCTTCGGGCCATTTTGGTTTCAAGTAAAGAGCCTCAAATTCAGGGAAGAAGAAATCATAGTGACTGTCAAGTGTCTGCGGCACATATCAGATGCATTTCTGGAATTGGAGCCTGTATTAACTGGAGGGCCTACAGGGACAAGCAAAAGTAAGGAAAAGATTGAGAGCAAAGTAGAAAAGCCTATTGAGGCTCTTAGTGACACTGTTCAAGAGATAAAAGCTAATTTAAAAAGTGCATTATCTATAACCAATGTAAAAGAATTCTTCACTTTCATATTTGCACTCGTTATTGCAGTTTTTACAGGGAGCACTGCATTTATCAATTTCCTTGGAAATTTCATTTTAGCTTTGTTGAGAGAATTGTCAATTTTGGTTAAAAATTCAACTCCAATGTTTTTGGgctttttagattttttgagtaaaattgttGGGGGATTCTATATTCTGTTAGCTATGTTCTTTAAGCCGAGTAACCCACCTCCACAAAACAAGAGATCACTTAGATACCATGACAAGACACCATCTCGGTACAACAATGATTATGACAGCAGATATATTGACTGA